AGTTATAGAACCTTTACCATACTTGCCAATTATTAAGGATTTAGTTGTTGATATGGATGAATTCTTTGCTAAATATGAGTTGATTAAACCATATTTAATTACCAAAACTCAAGCTCCTCAAATTGAAAGATACCAACATAATGATGATGCAGAATTGTTAATGGAATGTACAAAATGTATTTTGTGTGCATGCTGCTCAACAAGTTGCCCTTCGTTATGGTCTAATGAAAAATTTATTGCTCCAGCTGCTATGTTAAAGGCTTATCGTTTTATTTTTGATACAAGAGATGAAGCAGCTGATGAAAGAATGGATATTCTTGATTCTCCAGATGGAATTTGGAGATGTCACACAATTTTCAATTGTGTAGAAGCTTGTCCTAAAGACATTAATATTACTTGGCACCTTTCTCAATTGAAAAAACGTGCAGTTTCAAGAAGTATTTAAATTAAAATGTTTGGTTTAATGTTTTGCCACGCATTAAATATATGTGTGGCATTTTTTTTATTTTTTATTCCTTGTGTTTTTCAATTTTTTTAATGATTTAATAATCACATTATGAAAAGTTTTTTACTTTTTTTAATATTTTTTAATACAAGTAGTTTATTACTTGCTCAAAAACTACAATGGGTTAAAACAGTTGCTGGGCGGGATTTTGATGCTATTGAAAAAATTGTAGTTGATAAATCAAACAATGTTTATTCTATTGGAAATTTTGGTGGAACTTCTGAAGTAGGTACAAACAAAGGTGATGGTTATAAAATTAAATCAAGAGGAAGATACGATTCTTTTGTAATGAAACAATCTCAAGATGGTGAAGTATTATGGATAAGATCTTGTGGTTCTAAAGATTATGATTATGGTACTTCAATTTCTCTAGATTCAAAAGGGAATTGTTATCTTGTTGGAGCTTATTACAATGATACATTAAAGTTCTCTAACTCTGATTTGAAATTTCAATGTAAGGGAAATTATGATGGTTACATTGTAAAGTATGATCCTGATGGTAATTTAGTTTATGCTAAAACCATTAGTTCTCAAGGATACCAATACATAGAGGCTATCGAACTTGATAAATACGATAACATTTATATTCATGGTACTTATAATGGGACTTTTGATATGGATTTTGGGAATGCAGTTGATGAAATTGAACCAAATCAAAAGCTATCACTTTTCTTAATTAAATACTCACCAGATTTTGAAAAAGTAATTTTCAATTCGGTGACTACTTCAATGAATGGTTCAGTTGGATTGACAGAGGCTAGAATGGCAGTCTCTCCTGAAGGATTTGTATATATTGGTGGTTCATATACTTCTGACTTGCTTCAATCTTTAAACAACCAAACTGATTCTACTTTTTCAAATGGTCGAGTTGATGGATTTGTTTGTGGCATTTCTCCAAATGGAAAAATATCATTTATAAATACAATAGGTGGTCCTCAAAATGATTATGTAAACAGTTTACACACCTCTGATGATTCACATTTCTTTGTTGGTGGTAACTATTCTGATACCTGCTATTTCGATAAATCAAATTTAAAAAAATTTTCATTACCTATTGGAGGTTCTGATGCCTATTGTGCTGATTATTCAAACAATGGGAAATTTAATATATTCTTTAATTTTGGTGGAAAAGGAGAAGATAATTTACATTCAGTTTTTATGTTTGATCAAGGGATTCCCTGTATGATTGGAGAATTTAGAGATAGTATTGACTTCCCAAATTATATGTTGAAAAGTCAAGGTAAATCAGATGTAATTGTTTATTTTCCTATTCATTTTTATATCAACCCTTATATACTTTCAATTGGAGGTGAGTTAACAAACGAGGGTAATTATGTTTATGTAAAGCAAAATGGGCAATCACTTGATGTAATTATTGCTGGTCAATTTTATGGTAAAATGTTTTTTGATTCTTCTAGAAATATAATGATTCCTTCTGTAAATGAATTTGATACTACAGATGGGTTTATAGCGAAATATAAATTTAAAATTTCTACAGTTTCAGTTGAACAAAATAAAAACAATTTCTCATTTAGCTATTATAACAATATTATAAATTTAAATTTCAAAGAATCTACTTCATTCAATTTAGAAATTTTTAATACTATTGGTGAATTGATTACATTTCAAAAATATAATAATGAAAGCCATCTGTTTTTTCCAACAAAGCATCTAAAATCTGGTGTCTATTTCTTAAAAATTAGAAATCTTGAAACTAATGAAACTATAATTAAAAAATTTGTTATAAGCTAAATTATAAAATAAAGTGGAAGAAATTGTTATAATTGGCGGAGGTGTTTCAGGTATTTCATCTGCTGTAATATTAGCTGAAAATGGCTTTAAACCTATACTCATTGAATCTAGGAAATATTTAGGAGGAAGAGTAAGGTCATTTATAAATGAACTATCAGGTGATGTAATTGATAATGGTCAGCATTTGTTTTTAGGTTGTTATAATTATACTTTTAAGCTATTTAGAAAACTTGATACTTTTAAATTTTTAGTTAAAAATTTTCCTAGTAATATTGAATTCAGAGATAGATATTCAGGAATATCAAATTTATCTTACCCTGCTATTTTTAATCCACAAATAGGAAGTATGTTAGCAATTTTGAAATTTAAGAATTTATCAATCAAGGAAAAGTTATTAATATTCCCTTTAATAAATTATATACTTTTAAATGATGTAAACCCCAATGAAACTGTTAAAAATTTATTAGATAGATTCAAGCAGAGTTCAAATATTTGTTATAGATTATGGAATCCAATAGTAATTGCAACTATAAATTCTTCACCTGAATTAGCATCTGCTTCATTGTTTGTAAATGTTATGAAAGAAGGATTTTTAGGTAAAGGTAATTCATCTTTGTTATATTTTTCAAATACTGGATTATCGAATTTATTTATCAATTCTACAAAAATTATTGAAAATTCAAGCGGAAAAGTATTGTATAATTCATCTGTTTCAAAGATATTTTTTCATAATTCTTATTATCGAATTGTATTTAAAGATAATTCTGAAATTAAAACAAAAAATATTATTTCTTCTGTACCATCTGATGTTTTATCGAGGATTATCAATGATGATAAGATTTTGAAAAGTAGCTTAAATATACCTGAATTTAAATATTCACCTATAATTTCAATTTACATTTGGTTTAAAGGGCATTACAATTTACCATTATTTAATGCACTAACAGGAACTAGAATTGAATGGCTATTTAATAAACGGAAAATGTTTACTGAGAATAAAGAAAATACACTCATAAGTTGCACAATTAGTTCTGCTGAAGAACTTTCTAAATTAACAAATACTGATTTATATAATATTGTGATTGATGAATTAAAAATTTGTTATAAAGAACTAAAAAATGCTGAAGTTTTGGATTTCGAAATTATAAAGGAAAATAGAGCAACACCAATTTTTACCCCAGAAGCCCAAAGAATGAGGCTCAAAACTAAAACTATTTTAAAAGGCTTCTATTTATCTGGTGATTGGACTGATACTAAACTTCCAGCAACAATAGAAGGAGGTGTGAAAAGTGGTTTTAAAGCAGCAGAACTTTTTTTAAAAGATTGTAAATAATTTTCTTTTAAATCTACAGATTATTAAATTCTATTTTTTTAGAAATTAATTCTAATAGTTCTACTACTTGAGCTCCAATAACTCCATTGTTTGGAATATCAGTTCCCTTTTGAATTGCATTAACAAACTCAGAACATTCTAACCTTAAAGGTTCATGTTGTTCAAGAGCTAATACATGTATATCACCTGCAGAATATGCTAATACTTCGTGATCTTTTGAGTTAATTCTATTATCTATACCTTTATCATATAACTTTACTTTTCCATCTGGAGCTAACATTTCATCATATACAATTGATCCATTTTCACCAAAGATCTGGATTAATCTAGTTTTATTTGCAGATAACCAAGATAAATGAATATGTGCAGTTTTGTTTCCAGAAAATTCAAGATTAATATGTGCATTATCTATAAATCCTTTCCATTGAAAAGATGTACCAGAAGCATCTACTTTAACAGGCATTTCATTAAATAAATGAAGTATTATTGAAAGATCATGTGGGCAAAGATCCCATACAACATCTACGGTAGTTTTTGGAGGACCAAGGTTTATTCTAGTAGAACTGAAATGAAAAACCTTTCCAATTTTACCTGATTCAAGTTCTCTTCTTATTCTTCTCGTGCCTGGAGTAAATTGGAAAGTATGACCAACACCAAGAATTTTATTGTTAATTTTTGCTATCTCAACTAAATCCCAAGCATCTTTAGAAGTATGTGCCAAAGGTTTTTCTACAAATGTATGCTTACCTGCTTTTAGAGCTAATTCTGCTAATTCACGATGAGTTGTTACTGGGGTAACAATTACAATTGCATCAATTTCACTATCAGATATTATATCATTAAAATCTTCTGTAGTATTTATATCAGGATAGTTCTCTTTTATATAATCAAGTCTACCACTTCTTAAATCACTTACAGTTTTTACTTTAGCATTTGGTAAACCATGAAAATTTCTAATTAAATTTGGTCCCCAATAACCACATCCTATCACACCTATTTTTATCAATTTATTTATATAATTTAATAATTTTTAATTTATTTAATTTTAACCCATAAACTTAAAAACAGAAATAAAATAACTGTAAGCTATACTCCACCTTTACCAAACAAAACAGTTGGAATGGTTTTTAAAACAATTTTAAAATCTAACCAAAGAGAATAATTATGAATATAATACAAATCCATAATTATTGAATCGTTAAAAGTTACATCACTATTATTTCTTCCAAATACTTGCCACATTCCAGTCATTCCAGGTTTTATTTTAAATCTTTCCTTATGCCAATCATCAAAGTGATCATATTCATACTTTAGGCATGGTCTTGGACCAATCAGTGACATTTGACCTTTTATAACATTAAGAAGCTGAGGGAATTCATCTAATGAGAATTTTCTTAGGATTTTTCCAACTTTAGTAATTCGTGGATCATCTTTTATTTTTTCTGTAGTACCATTTTCTTTAATAATTTTCTCTAAATGATCTTGATGAATTTTTGGGTCATTATTTTGGTACATTGTTCTAAATTTATACCAAGTAAACAATTTACCATCTTTACCTACAACATCAGATTTATAAAATATTTTTCCTTTCGAAGTAAATTTTACTGCAATTGCAATTGAAATAAAAATAGGTGATAAAATCAATATTATTAATAAAGATCCAATAAAATCTATACTTCTTTTTATAAACCAACTGGTTGGTAAAGAGACTTCATTTGAATTTGAATTAAAAGTAAAAGAATCAATAGTTGAGAATTCACTAATATCAAGTTTATCATGAACTATTCTAAAATGTGGTGTAATCACTGTAACAGGAATATCTGTTAATCTACAAATCTCAATAATTTCTAATAAACGAGAATATTGTATTGAATTAATTGCGATATAAATTTCGTTTACAGAAATTTGGTTTAATACATTTTTTACATTCTCAATTGGACCATAAATAAGTTTTGATAAAAGTTGCTTACCTATTTTATTTAAATCATCATCAATAAAACCAGCAATTGATAAACCTAATTGTGGATTATCATTTATATGAGTAGCTAGAGCATGACCTGTTGAACCAGCTCCAACTGCTAAAACATTTCTAAATATTATTTTGTTTTCATTTAACCTTAAATAAAATTTTCTAAAAAACAACACTCTAAAAAGTGATAAAAATATACAACCAAGTACAATATAAAGTATTGTATGAGATCTGCTATAACCCAATGCTTCAGTATTCTTTATTAAAAACAAAGATATAGATTGTAATATTCCAATCCAAAGTACACCTTTAGCTAAAGATACAACTTGTTCAATACCAGTCGTAAATATTTTGTGACGATAAAGTTGAAATTCTCTAAAGATTGGTATTGCGATAAATGATGATAAAGTAAAGTAAACTATCTCATTTATTTCTATACTATAATTCGAAAATTTAAGCCGGAACAACAAAATCAATCCAGCAGTTATTAATAGGATTACAAAATCTATTAATGCTAAAAATATTTTAGTAAATTGTATTGATTTAAATATTGACATATATGTTCTAATAACTTATGAAATAATTTTTCAACTATTTACATTTAATTGTTAATAGTTGTTTCTAAACAACTTAGTTTTTAAAATGTTTAATAATGAGTTATTTAAAATTTTAATTTTAATACTCATTTATATTTTTTTTAAAACTTTAATAATTTCATCCGTTATATTATTACCTAAATATTTTTCAGGCTTTGAGTTTAAATTCCAATCAATATTTTCAATATCTTTATTAGAGTTTAAAAACGTCAATTTACCCAATTTATTTAACTCTTCATCCACAGCTCCTCTTTTACCAGTAAACAGACTGTAAGCATGTTTTCCAAGAGCAACTGCTTCCCTATTCATAGTTCCTCCACCGCTAAAGCAAATATCTGAATGATAGATTAACTGTAAACCATCTAATGCTTTCAAAGGAACCAAAACTTTTGCTTTATATTTAGAATCGAGAATTTTAGAAATAAACTTTTTTTCTAACTCTGTTTTAGGTAATATTACTACAAAATTATTTTCATTACTTATAGCTTTTAACACAATTTCTTTACATAATAGTTCACTTAAAACATTATGATAATTACCAATTATTCCAGGTGGGCGAATTACAATTAGTTTCATTGATTCAGAACATCCAATAGATAGCCTAAATCCTGGATTTGGTAAAAAGTTATGTATATATAAATCTTCTTTTAACCCTTTATAGTAAATTACCTTATTAATAGGTAAACCTGCTTCCTTTAACCTTTGCATACTAATATAATCAGGGCATAACATATACTTAGAAAGAGTACCTAATATTTTCATTTCACTCCATTCATAATCAAACATAGTTACAATTGGAATTCCCATTAATTTTGATGCTATCGCTTGAGTCCTAGAACCATGGCTCAATGAAAGTGTAGGACTAAAAGATTTAACTTCATTAATTAATTGAATAGCTCTTACTGGTAAATTTAGTACTTTATTTATTTTATTTTTACCAGCATGCTTACCAACAGCAACCGCTTCAACACTTAACTGTTCTACAAGATCAAGTGTTTGTGCAAAATTTCTTGCAGTTACTTTTACATTCCATCCTAAAGATTGTAGTTTTAATATTAATGGCGCAAATAATGGTACGTGAGGAGAGTTATCTAAATCAATCCAAAGTCTATGCAAAATATTTATTTTTTTGTAAGTTTTTGTTGAATTTGAATTATAATTTCTTTTAATTTATCTTCATTCTTAACAACTGAAAATGCTAATAACATCCATACTTGCCCCCACCTAGTAAATTTCCTTTTATCAATTTTTCCAAACTTGTTTATTCTATGAAAATATCTACCTTCATTTTTTGACCAAGTTAAACTGTCAATTTTTTCTAATAATGAAATTGCAAATTTATTATTGTTCAAAAATAAAATATTGTAAATAGAAGTAACTGCATAATTGTGAGGATCAATTGGATATTGATTATTTTTATAATAATTTATCAAGCCATCTTCCCTAAAAAATGTATTCTTATAAAAGTTTTCCAATAAATTAATTTTAATTTGGTAAATATCTTTGTCTATATATGGATTCAATTCTAATAACATTCTCAAAGATGCAATTACATATAGATGATGGAAACAATCTGTCCACATCCCATCTTTAGAATCTTTATATGGGATGTATCCAGTTTCATCAATTTCATCAATTGAGGTTTTAGCACATTCTGCTAAAAGTTTAAGTTTTTCTTTGTCTTCAAATATTGTAAAAACTAATGTCATTGAAGCACAACCAAGTAAATTAGCATTATGAGTATTTGAAATTGAATGTTTAAAATAGCCAATGAATGGTTGTTTAAATTGATTGTATAATAGATGTTTTGATATGTAATAATTAGCAGAGCTAATTAGTTGTAAATTTAATTTTTCATCATTCTTTAAAATTGATTCAACAGATAAAGCCAACATGGCAAAGGATCCAGGTACAATTGTAGAATCTCCCTTCTTATTTGTAGTTCCATCTAAAGTTGGCCAATTAAAATCATAACCCCAATAAATCCCTATTTCATCCTTTTTTGATATTGATAAAAGGCGCTTTATCATTTCATTTGAATTTGAATCTTCCCCATTTAACAAATAACTAAAATATGAACAACTATAAGTTTTGGGGTCTTCAATTAATGGAACTAACAACAACTTTCTAAGCCAATCAGGGGCTATCCTAGATCCAAATTTTGAAACTAATAATTGTAAATAATACCAATTAAATGGAATGAATTTAAAAAATAATGAATTTGGTAAATCAAAGGGATCATGCCCTTTGTAATCCAACTTTATTAAAAAGTTTTTTAGACTATTTATTCTAGAATTTATCAAACAAACTAAATAATAATTGTTAAAAATTTTATCTCAATATCACAAATTTACTAATCATTTTTTTTCTTTCAATTTCAACTATTAACAAATATACTCCATTCGGAAATTGACTTAAATCTAATGTTTTATTTAACTCATATTGATTACTAACAAGTTCTTCTTTACTTACAATAATTTTTGATAAAGAATTTAAAATTTTATAATTTAAAATATAATTTTGATCTGAATCATCTAAATTTATTTTGAAGGAAAGTAAATTGGAAATTATATTTGGGTATATAAATAACTTATTTGAATGATTATCTTTCAATATATAATCCTCAGAATTTACTTCTGTAATATCATTTATTTTGCCAATAATCGGAATATCTATGCTATCCATTGGATCAATAGAAAACAACTTCAACAAACCTTTATAGCTTCCCTTTTCTGTTGGAGTAAATTTAATTTTAAAAACTCGGTTTAAATCTGGTTGAATAATTAATGGGAATGTTGGTGGATTACTAATAGTAAAGGAATTATTTTGTAAATTATTTAATTCAGATGTAATAAAATAATTGCTTAATCTCAGTTCATCTGTCCCAATATTTAATAACGAAAAATCCAAATAATTGTTTTCAATAGTTTTAACATTTCCAAAATCTAACATACTAGGATTTACATTTAACTTTGGTGAAATTCCAATTCCTGTTAAATTAAACATTGTATTAAAACCTAATATATTACTTTTAAGTTCTAGAATTGCAGAGTATGATTTATCAATTAAAGGTGAAAAAGAAAAACTTAACATTAGTGAATCAGTGGGAGAAACGAATAAAGTTTTATCAAAATTTGGACTAATTAATTTTATAATGTTGTTGTTAGATCCATTATTTATCAAATTTCCTGATGTAATTTTTAAAGTATCACTACCAACATTTTTTATAATTGTATTAAGTGTATTACTAGTAGTTCCAATTCTCCACTTTCCGAAATTTAATGTATCATTATTTATTAATAACCTTGGACTTAAAACTTTACCAATAAGCGTAATAGTTTCAACTCCAAAATCACTAGTAACTTTTAATTTACTAACACTATTTTCTAAATCTTGAGGTGAAAATTTTATTGGTAAAATAATTTCTGTTCCTGATGAAATTTTAAAATTAGATTTTTCATTAAAAGAGAAAACATTTTTATCATTACTTTTTCCAATTAACTCAATTGAATTAACATTTAAGATACTAACACCGATGTTTTTAATTGAAAGATTACTAATTATAGAATCATTTAATCTTGAAATGAAATACATGGTATCTCGAGGATTCAATTCTAACTGGGGTTCAGTTGCAGGACTTAATACATTAGAATAAATCAAATCCATAAAAAAAGCTGAACCATAATTCTGCCATAATTTATCAGTGTATGATCTATATCTTGTTGATACATCAGGGGCTGAAGGAAATACCAAACTACCAGAATCTAACAATGTTACCTCTATGTAAAATGAATCTCCATTTTTAAAATTAATTTTTCTACCTAAAGACCTCAACCAAAAATCATTAATTATATCGCTATTAACATATTCCAATTTTAGTTGAATTAATCCAATAACATTACTAGGAAATCCATTTAAATCATCATAAAGAGTAATTTGAATTTTTGAGTCTTTTGGTAATTTTGAACCTTTATCTAATGCTAATCGAATTCCTACAACTGAACCATTTGAAGGAGCATTAAATTTAAGAGCGTACTTAGTTGTTGTACCGTTTGGGCATGTTACAAGATCTGTTGGTCTTGTTGGATGATGGATTATTTCATTTATTGAGTTTGACTCATTTGCTATCAAAATTACATTTGTTACCTTAGTATTTGTTACACTAATAGTGGATTTTTCATTTACATTATCTCGTAACATATCTCCATTTTCATTTGAACCATTGTACCATTCAGAGTAAATATTTGTGTTAATTGGAGTACTATAACTTGCAACAGATGAACCACCATTAAATTTCGAGTTTATGGGTTCAATCCTAATAAAATAATTTCCTTCAGGCAAGCCATCAATTCTGAAAAATCCTTTTGAATTAGGTTTTTGTGTTTGATCAAAACTAATTTTATCACCAGAAAAATAATCAACAACAGTTGAATATAAATTCCCATTATTAGCATCTACTGCAATTACATTTATGCCCGATAATGGACTATTATTTTGCTTGTAAATATTTCCAGTTATAGAACCATAAGAATTTGAGAAAGTAGGGTTTGGATACAATAAAGTCAATGATGTAATATCATCAGATTTTAATTTACCTTGATTATGATAATCAATTATGTTAGGGTACATAGTTGGGAATTCCCCATGTGAAGAAATTTGTGAATGTGCTAAACCAAAGAAATGACCTACTTCATGGGTCATTACTGTCTGGAATTTTTCAATTTCTAAAGTATCATTTTTAATTGCTAAACTGCCGCATAAAATGACAAATCCTTCAGTTAAATTAACTCCATCAGATTGAGATCCAGAAAATCCTAATACTGATTTTTTAGCTCCAACACCTAATAATGCATCAGTTATATCACCATTATTATCAAATACAATTGGATTTACATTATCATTAAATTGATTTGGACCAGAAATATATTCATCTAATGGACTTGTTACATCATGGGATAAAATTGATGAATATTCTATTTTTAAATTAGAATTTAATAAACTAGCCCAATTTGAGAATCCATTTATTGCTATTTGAGTTGCCTTTTGATTATTAAGAATTCCTAAAAGTCCTTGATCAGTTTGGTACTTAACAATATTAACTCTATAAACTGCTGGTATATTGCCAACTGCATAATTAGGTCCACCAGCAAACGACTTGCTTATACTTATCGTTATTGTTAATAATAAATAACAAAGTTTTTTACAACTATTCATTTGATTTTTGATTGTTAACAATTCTTTTTAACAAACTAACAAATGCACTTAATTTAACTTTTGAATTTCCATAGTACACTTCTAAATTCTCCTTGAAAGATTTATCAAGTTTAATACCTTGAAAAAAAATTTTTGTGGATTTAATATTTAGACTTTGATTAATAATAGTCCAAACCCCTTGATTCAAGCCTACTGGATTTGTAAAACCTAACTTACTTTCAGGATACAACATCACTAATACATTTTCTCCAACTTTAAAATACTTTATATGCTCTAAATAAATTTGTTTTTTTCCTATTTTGCCTCCAAATTGTTTGATTACAATAGTTTTATTAATTTCTCCTTTGATAACATTTTCGACATTAAATTCTGTATATGTGGAATATTGTTTATTGTTATCTAAAGAACTATTTACTTTAATTACAGATCCGATAAATATTCTGTTAGATTCATTAGTCATTTCTTTAAGTGATAACTCAAGTACTTGAGAAATAGAGTTTTCAATTTGTGTTGAGTATATAATTAATACGATAAATATATATTTAAATAAATCTTTAATCATTATTTAATTCTAATTTTAATAGAGTCTTTTGTTCCTAAATTATTACCTGTTTCTATCTTATCATTTATTGCAAATGGGTTTTCATCAATTAGCCACTTATCATTAATTTTTGCAACTTTAATTTCCTTTGTATCAGATTGACCAGATTCTCCAATTTGGAGATCAACAATAATCTTGCCAGTGTTGTTTTTATTATCAATTGTATTTTTAACCATGAAGTCTTCAAACAAGCCATTAACATCATCTTCAGAATGAGAGCAAACAAAAATCCCTTGAGTATCTTGTACACAACAATAATAGGTTATAATTTCGTCTATAGATTTTTGGGTAAACTGATTTGATAGAATGATTTTTAATGCAGAATAATCTTTAACTTCATTAATATCTAATTTGTAATAAATGTTTGAGTTAATTATCTTTTGATCTTCAGTAATAAAACCCTCTATGGAAGTATAGCTTGACAATGCTGATTCTATAAGATTCTCAGCTGAATTATCATTAAGAATACTTGTATTTGAAGAATCATCTTCAATAATCTGACCATTTGTTTGATTATTGTTGTTCAATTTATCGTCTGATCTTTTATCACAACTTGTAAAGAACAAAGTTATCAATAACAGAACAAAAAATACGACTATTTGGTTTAAGTAGTTTTTCATAATACACTAAGTTAATCAATCTTTTTGATTTAGAAAATTGCTTTTTATTTCATTAAAAATCTTTTATTTATTTATTTAATTAAATGTTAATTTAATTAATATGAAAATTTTAATTACTGGCTCTCAAGGTTTTGTCGGGTCGAGATTGGTAAAATTATTTCTTCAAAATGGACATCATATAGTTGCAGGGTATAACCAATTCCACTGCTTGCAAAGCTACTCTGCTCTGTATGAGCTTTTCAGGATTAATTGTACCGAAAAGATCGAATTGGAGAATGCAATTTCAGTTTTTCGACCCGACTTTGTTATTCATTGTGCAGCTAAAACTAACCCTCAAGTTATCTCAAGTAATATCTATGAAACAAATGTTCTAAGTTCTGAATTATTAGC
Above is a window of Chlorobiota bacterium DNA encoding:
- a CDS encoding succinate dehydrogenase iron-sulfur subunit, producing the protein MNITFRIQRYNPETDTEPKFVDYTITNAALDWRVLDVLSEIKETQDGTLTYRRSCAHGMCGSDGIKINGRNTLACSVLLQDINYKKPIVIEPLPYLPIIKDLVVDMDEFFAKYELIKPYLITKTQAPQIERYQHNDDAELLMECTKCILCACCSTSCPSLWSNEKFIAPAAMLKAYRFIFDTRDEAADERMDILDSPDGIWRCHTIFNCVEACPKDINITWHLSQLKKRAVSRSI
- a CDS encoding T9SS type A sorting domain-containing protein; translated protein: MKSFLLFLIFFNTSSLLLAQKLQWVKTVAGRDFDAIEKIVVDKSNNVYSIGNFGGTSEVGTNKGDGYKIKSRGRYDSFVMKQSQDGEVLWIRSCGSKDYDYGTSISLDSKGNCYLVGAYYNDTLKFSNSDLKFQCKGNYDGYIVKYDPDGNLVYAKTISSQGYQYIEAIELDKYDNIYIHGTYNGTFDMDFGNAVDEIEPNQKLSLFLIKYSPDFEKVIFNSVTTSMNGSVGLTEARMAVSPEGFVYIGGSYTSDLLQSLNNQTDSTFSNGRVDGFVCGISPNGKISFINTIGGPQNDYVNSLHTSDDSHFFVGGNYSDTCYFDKSNLKKFSLPIGGSDAYCADYSNNGKFNIFFNFGGKGEDNLHSVFMFDQGIPCMIGEFRDSIDFPNYMLKSQGKSDVIVYFPIHFYINPYILSIGGELTNEGNYVYVKQNGQSLDVIIAGQFYGKMFFDSSRNIMIPSVNEFDTTDGFIAKYKFKISTVSVEQNKNNFSFSYYNNIINLNFKESTSFNLEIFNTIGELITFQKYNNESHLFFPTKHLKSGVYFLKIRNLETNETIIKKFVIS
- a CDS encoding FAD-dependent oxidoreductase — its product is MEEIVIIGGGVSGISSAVILAENGFKPILIESRKYLGGRVRSFINELSGDVIDNGQHLFLGCYNYTFKLFRKLDTFKFLVKNFPSNIEFRDRYSGISNLSYPAIFNPQIGSMLAILKFKNLSIKEKLLIFPLINYILLNDVNPNETVKNLLDRFKQSSNICYRLWNPIVIATINSSPELASASLFVNVMKEGFLGKGNSSLLYFSNTGLSNLFINSTKIIENSSGKVLYNSSVSKIFFHNSYYRIVFKDNSEIKTKNIISSVPSDVLSRIINDDKILKSSLNIPEFKYSPIISIYIWFKGHYNLPLFNALTGTRIEWLFNKRKMFTENKENTLISCTISSAEELSKLTNTDLYNIVIDELKICYKELKNAEVLDFEIIKENRATPIFTPEAQRMRLKTKTILKGFYLSGDWTDTKLPATIEGGVKSGFKAAELFLKDCK
- a CDS encoding Gfo/Idh/MocA family oxidoreductase; its protein translation is MIKIGVIGCGYWGPNLIRNFHGLPNAKVKTVSDLRSGRLDYIKENYPDINTTEDFNDIISDSEIDAIVIVTPVTTHRELAELALKAGKHTFVEKPLAHTSKDAWDLVEIAKINNKILGVGHTFQFTPGTRRIRRELESGKIGKVFHFSSTRINLGPPKTTVDVVWDLCPHDLSIILHLFNEMPVKVDASGTSFQWKGFIDNAHINLEFSGNKTAHIHLSWLSANKTRLIQIFGENGSIVYDEMLAPDGKVKLYDKGIDNRINSKDHEVLAYSAGDIHVLALEQHEPLRLECSEFVNAIQKGTDIPNNGVIGAQVVELLELISKKIEFNNL
- a CDS encoding sugar transferase; this encodes MSIFKSIQFTKIFLALIDFVILLITAGLILLFRLKFSNYSIEINEIVYFTLSSFIAIPIFREFQLYRHKIFTTGIEQVVSLAKGVLWIGILQSISLFLIKNTEALGYSRSHTILYIVLGCIFLSLFRVLFFRKFYLRLNENKIIFRNVLAVGAGSTGHALATHINDNPQLGLSIAGFIDDDLNKIGKQLLSKLIYGPIENVKNVLNQISVNEIYIAINSIQYSRLLEIIEICRLTDIPVTVITPHFRIVHDKLDISEFSTIDSFTFNSNSNEVSLPTSWFIKRSIDFIGSLLIILILSPIFISIAIAVKFTSKGKIFYKSDVVGKDGKLFTWYKFRTMYQNNDPKIHQDHLEKIIKENGTTEKIKDDPRITKVGKILRKFSLDEFPQLLNVIKGQMSLIGPRPCLKYEYDHFDDWHKERFKIKPGMTGMWQVFGRNNSDVTFNDSIIMDLYYIHNYSLWLDFKIVLKTIPTVLFGKGGV
- a CDS encoding DUF354 domain-containing protein, whose translation is MHRLWIDLDNSPHVPLFAPLILKLQSLGWNVKVTARNFAQTLDLVEQLSVEAVAVGKHAGKNKINKVLNLPVRAIQLINEVKSFSPTLSLSHGSRTQAIASKLMGIPIVTMFDYEWSEMKILGTLSKYMLCPDYISMQRLKEAGLPINKVIYYKGLKEDLYIHNFLPNPGFRLSIGCSESMKLIVIRPPGIIGNYHNVLSELLCKEIVLKAISNENNFVVILPKTELEKKFISKILDSKYKAKVLVPLKALDGLQLIYHSDICFSGGGTMNREAVALGKHAYSLFTGKRGAVDEELNKLGKLTFLNSNKDIENIDWNLNSKPEKYLGNNITDEIIKVLKKI